One genomic region from Bufo bufo chromosome 3, aBufBuf1.1, whole genome shotgun sequence encodes:
- the LOC120994362 gene encoding cystatin-A1-like — protein sequence MRQFLPAELALIMDSSGHRVGGLGEEKPTNPEIQALCDSVKHDFEQKSGVNAAKFMVISFKSQVVAGIFYFVKVDLGGGQFCHLKILEPLPHTGEKATLSGFKCGLKKEEPICHF from the exons ATGCGCCAGTTTCTGCCTGCAGAGCTAGCACTTATAATGGATTCTTCAGGACATCGTGTTGGCGGACTGGGTGAAGAAAAGCCCACTAACCCAGAAATACAGGCGCTGTGTGACTCG GTAAAACATGATTTTGAGCAAAAATCCGGGGTTAATGCCGCAAAGTTTATGGTCATCTCCTTCAAATCTCAAGTTGTTGCTGGAATTTTCTACTTTGTGAAG GTGGATCTTGGAGGAGGTCAGTTCTGTCATCTGAAAATATTAGAACCTCTGCCTCATACTGGAGAGAAAGCGACTCTGAGCGGCTTCAAGTGTGGGCTGAAGAAGGAGGAGCCCATCTGTCATTTCTAG